A portion of the Apis mellifera strain DH4 linkage group LG6, Amel_HAv3.1, whole genome shotgun sequence genome contains these proteins:
- the LOC412986 gene encoding uncharacterized protein LOC412986 isoform X1 yields MSELTEIQSFYKGKNIFVTGGTGLMGKVLIEKLLYSCTDINKIYVLIRPKRGRTPETRMDEMLKLPMFQRIRKQKPQMMKKIVTLNGDVSGENLGLTKEQSEMLMDEIDIVFHFAATLKLEAKLKDAIEMNTVGTKRVLELAKKMKKLKTFVHLSTAFCYADKEELDEKVYDPSTDPHDVMKMVEWLDESAIDLITPKLLNLHPNTYTYSKRLAEKLVADEYPNLPCSIARPSIVTPALTEPLPGWVDNLNGPVGIMVGAGKGVIRSMLCNGNYHAEVIPVDFAINSLIAIAHKTATNEKNTSIPVYNITQSGVVPITWGEILGKGKKIAHRYPFEGQIWYPDGDIRNSKFVHNLIVFFFHIIPAYFIDFLMLIFRQKRFMVRIQNRISVGLELLQYFTTREWVFHNTNLLTLWSGMNPKDKEIFPIDLLSIDDNEYIKTCVLGARQYCMKEDLSTLPKARRHQAMMYIIHIIAVYMFYFGILYFIYKNFELVRFGLDNVMEHMKSLPILNKVMQKIDY; encoded by the exons atgAGCGAGTTAACGGAAATACAATCTTTTTACAAAGGAAAGAATATCTTCGTGACCGGTGGAACCGGTTTGATGGGAAAAgttctaattgaaaaattgcttTACAGTTGCaccgatataaataaaatctatgttTTGATACGGCCGAAAAGGGGTCGTACGCCAGAAACTCGTATGGACGAAATGCTTAAATTGCCC ATGTTTCAAAGAATACGAAAACAAAAACCACAAATGATGAAGAAAATAGTAACGTTAAACGGGGATGTCAGCGGGGAGAATTTAGGACTGACTAAAGAACAATCGGAGATGTTGATGGATGAAATTGATATAGTGTTTCATTTTGCTGCAACTCTTAAATTGGAAGCTAAATTAAAGGATGCTATAGAAATGAACACG GTTGGAACGAAAAGGGTATTAGAATTGgctaagaaaatgaaaaagttgaaaacaTTTGTACATTTAAGCACGGCTTTCTGCTATGCCGATAAAGAGGAACTCGATGAAAAAGTGTACGACCCATCTACCGACCCTCACGATGTTATGAAAATGGTCGAATGGCTAGATGAAAGCGCTATCGATCTCATTACACCCAA GTTATTGAATCTTCATCCAAATACTTACACATATTCAAAGAGATTGGCGGAGAAATTGGTAGCAGATGAATATCCGAATTTACCTTGTAGCATCGCCAGACCATCgatag TAACTCCAGCTTTGACAGAACCGTTACCTGGTTGGGTGGACAATCTGAATGGACCTGTGGGCATTATGGTGGGTGCAGGGAAAGGAGTTATAAGATCAATGCTTTGCAATGGAAACTATCACGCCGAAGTGATACCGGTTGATTTTGCTATCAACTCTTTAATCGCCATCGCTCATAAGACTGCTACaaatgaaaa GAATACGAGTATACCGGTTTACAATATTACGCAAAGTGGAGTGGTACCTATCACCTGGGGAGAGATATtagggaaaggaaagaagatagCTCACCGGTATCCTTTCGAGGGGCAAATTTGGTATCCGGACGGCGATATACGTAACAGCAAATTCGTGCACAATCtaatcgtgttttttttccACATTATACCGGCATACTTCATCGATTTCCTCATGTTGATATTTCGACAAAAAAGATT catggTTCGTATACAAAACCGTATCTCGGTCGGGCTTGAacttttacaatatttcacTACGAGGGAATGGGTTTTCCATAACACGAACTTGTTGACACTGTGGAGCGGGATGAACCCCAAGGACAAAGAGATCTTTCCAATTGATTTGTTGTCCATCGACGACAATGAGTATATAAAAACTTGCGTCTTAGGCGCGAGGCAATATTGCATGAAGGAAGACTTATCCACACTGCCGAAAGCTCGAAGGCATCAAGCCAT GATGTACATCATACACATAATTGCCGTCTATATGTTCTATTTTgggatattgtattttatctaCAAAAACTTCGAATTGGTAAGATTTGGCCTGGATAACGTCATGGAACACATGAAATCGTTGCCAATTTTGAACAAAGTTAtgcaaaaaattgattattag
- the LOC412986 gene encoding uncharacterized protein LOC412986 has product MSELTEIQSFYKGKNIFVTGGTGLMGKVLIEKLLYSCTDINKIYVLIRPKRGRTPETRMDEMLKLPMFQRIRKQKPQMMKKIVTLNGDVSGENLGLTKEQSEMLMDEIDIVFHFAATLKLEAKLKDAIEMNTVGTKRVLELAKKMKKLKTFVHLSTAFCYADKEELDEKVYDPSTDPHDVMKMVEWLDESAIDLITPKLLNLHPNTYTYSKRLAEKLVADEYPNLPCSIARPSIVTPALTEPLPGWVDNLNGPVGIMVGAGKGVIRSMLCNGNYHAEVIPVDFAINSLIAIAHKTATNEKNTSIPVYNITQSGVVPITWGEILGKGKKIAHRYPFEGQIWYPDGDIRNSKFVHNLIVFFFHIIPAYFIDFLMLIFRQKRFMVRIQNRISVGLELLQYFTTREWVFHNTNLLTLWSGMNPKDKEIFPIDLLSIDDNEYIKTCVLGARQYCMKEDLSTLPKARRHQAM; this is encoded by the exons atgAGCGAGTTAACGGAAATACAATCTTTTTACAAAGGAAAGAATATCTTCGTGACCGGTGGAACCGGTTTGATGGGAAAAgttctaattgaaaaattgcttTACAGTTGCaccgatataaataaaatctatgttTTGATACGGCCGAAAAGGGGTCGTACGCCAGAAACTCGTATGGACGAAATGCTTAAATTGCCC ATGTTTCAAAGAATACGAAAACAAAAACCACAAATGATGAAGAAAATAGTAACGTTAAACGGGGATGTCAGCGGGGAGAATTTAGGACTGACTAAAGAACAATCGGAGATGTTGATGGATGAAATTGATATAGTGTTTCATTTTGCTGCAACTCTTAAATTGGAAGCTAAATTAAAGGATGCTATAGAAATGAACACG GTTGGAACGAAAAGGGTATTAGAATTGgctaagaaaatgaaaaagttgaaaacaTTTGTACATTTAAGCACGGCTTTCTGCTATGCCGATAAAGAGGAACTCGATGAAAAAGTGTACGACCCATCTACCGACCCTCACGATGTTATGAAAATGGTCGAATGGCTAGATGAAAGCGCTATCGATCTCATTACACCCAA GTTATTGAATCTTCATCCAAATACTTACACATATTCAAAGAGATTGGCGGAGAAATTGGTAGCAGATGAATATCCGAATTTACCTTGTAGCATCGCCAGACCATCgatag TAACTCCAGCTTTGACAGAACCGTTACCTGGTTGGGTGGACAATCTGAATGGACCTGTGGGCATTATGGTGGGTGCAGGGAAAGGAGTTATAAGATCAATGCTTTGCAATGGAAACTATCACGCCGAAGTGATACCGGTTGATTTTGCTATCAACTCTTTAATCGCCATCGCTCATAAGACTGCTACaaatgaaaa GAATACGAGTATACCGGTTTACAATATTACGCAAAGTGGAGTGGTACCTATCACCTGGGGAGAGATATtagggaaaggaaagaagatagCTCACCGGTATCCTTTCGAGGGGCAAATTTGGTATCCGGACGGCGATATACGTAACAGCAAATTCGTGCACAATCtaatcgtgttttttttccACATTATACCGGCATACTTCATCGATTTCCTCATGTTGATATTTCGACAAAAAAGATT catggTTCGTATACAAAACCGTATCTCGGTCGGGCTTGAacttttacaatatttcacTACGAGGGAATGGGTTTTCCATAACACGAACTTGTTGACACTGTGGAGCGGGATGAACCCCAAGGACAAAGAGATCTTTCCAATTGATTTGTTGTCCATCGACGACAATGAGTATATAAAAACTTGCGTCTTAGGCGCGAGGCAATATTGCATGAAGGAAGACTTATCCACACTGCCGAAAGCTCGAAGGCATCAAGCCATGTAA